The genomic interval CGTGCCGTCGTGCATGGGTTGTCATTCACCGGGAGGTACCGGTAATGATCCAGCTTCCTACCCGCGTTTGGGTGGTCAGCATGCGGCCTATATCGAAAAGCAGTTGAAAGATTTCCGCGCCGGCAATCGCACTAACGATGGCGATAACCAAATTATGCGCCAAGTTGCAGCGCAGCTGAGCGATGCAGAAATATCGGCTCTGGCGAACTATATCGCCGGCCTACATATCTAAATTATTAGCGATGCAGAAGGGCGGCTTAGGTCGCCTTTTTTATTGTTGTTAAGCTTCGGTTCAGAGTGGGGCTGGCACACTGTCTGACAGGACTCTCGGTTTGGCCGCTCAATACTTGCACCAGAGCGCGTAAACCCGAATAATTCGACAAAATTAACAAGCGGAGTGAGCTATGCGTATTTTCTTGGCCTTAATCGGTCTAATGGTCTCCTTAGTGGCATGTGCCGATGGCAATGCACCTGAAAAGTATCAAGCGGGCGTGCATTACACCGTGTTGGATGCGCCAGTGCGGACAGCTGATGCCAGCAAGATCGAAGTTACCGAGGTATTTTGGTATGGCTGTGGTCACTGCTATCACTTCGAGCCGCTGGTTCAGCCTTGGAAAAAGGCCTTGGCCGACGACGTTAACTTCGTACAGTCGCCCGCCATGTGGAACGGTGCCATGGAGCTACACGCCCGTGCCTTCTATGTCGCTAAAGCATTGGGTGTTAGCGAGCAGATGCACGGCCCCTTATTTGAAGCCATGAATGTGGCCGGTAAGCGCCTAGCCAACGAAGCGGAGATCCAAGAGATTTTCGTGGCCAATGGTGTTGACGCGGATAAATTTACCAAAGCCTTTAGCTCCTTCGGCGTAACCGGCCAAGTTCGTCAGGCCGATGCGCGGGCGCGTAGCTACCGTATTACGGGTACGCCGGAGTTGGTAGTGGAAGGTAAATATCGCATCTCGGCGAAAGAGGCTGGCGGTCAACCGCAAATGCTGGAAGTGGCCAGTTTCCTGATCGAGAAAGTGCGCGCCGAGCGGGCTAAGTAAATGCCCCGAGCAAGAGTGTGAAAAAGGAGGCTGAGGCCTCCTTTTTTGTCGTCGCTGTCTACACTTCTTAGCAAACTAACCGGTAAAGGCGCAGTTTGTGAGCGAAAAAGATGCAAATTATTGGCGCGGTAAATACCGCGAGCTATTAAAAGAACAGGAAAGGGTAACGGTTAAGGCCAATCCCGATGTGCAGATTGCGATTGAGCGCCTGGCCCAAACAGCGGCATTACTCGATAAAGATTTAGCCCAAGGGCTTAACCCCGTGTTTCAGCAAGCCAAGCGCAAGGAGTGGGGCCGGCCTGGTCAACTCGCCTTGCTAGAGCAAACTTTAGAGCTGTTTCAACGCCAGATAAAAATTACCCGCGAGCGCGAACTGTTAGCCGTGAAGCAAATGAGCCTAGCGCTCATGGAAATGCCCCTCGACGAGGCGAGCCGTAAAGTCTGCAAAAATATCCTGTCTGTTTACAAACGCCAGTCCTTCGCCAATGAGTGGGCACCACTGGTGGAAGCTATTAGCTCGCTAAAACCTAGGCCGCTGACGGCGGGTGAATACCCCAAAGAACCCGGGGTATTGGCAAAGCTGTTTGGCGCGTCTCAGCGCGATGAGAAAAGCCTGAGCGAAGAACAGTTGGGTGAGGACAGCAGCTCCGATGACTCAAATTCTACGGCACTTAACTCGGACGTTGATGGCGATACCTCAGCCTCACTGGCGTCGGCAAATCGCGCTGAGCAATACGATCAAGATGAACTTTCAGGCCTCGATCGAGCAGAGCAGATTCAGGCGATCAACCAAGCGACACAAAGCAGCGCGGCAAAGCAGGATCTCGAAGATTTAATGGGTTTGAGTGGCCAACTTATTCGCCGTGGCGAAGACACCGATCGCGAATTGCACGAACCCGCCTTCAGTAAAATAAGCGACAGAATTTCCATGGTCTTGGGCGATCTCCTCGCGCAAATTGAACCGCAAGAGACAGTGACCGACAAAGCGATTGCCGCCAAGTTGCGCATCGATAAAGGTCTCAATTGGTATGAGCTAGTGCCAACCCTGGAAGATATTCGCGATCTCGTTATGGCGCTAATCATTAGTGCCAAACAAGATTTTCAACAGTATCTTTTGCACTTGTTAGAGCAGATCAATCAACTCATTGCCATGACAGCGGACACAGCAAACAGCGTCATGGCGCGCGAGCGCGAAATGGTGATTGATATAGAAGTCGAAGTCAGTGCCTTGGCGCAAGCGGCCAAATCGGTCAACGACGTGGCTGAATTAAAGCAAGCCGTGGAAACGCGCGTGCAAGCCTTGGCCGGTGTTTTGAGTAAACGTCAGTCCACCGATGAAGCAGAAAATAAGGCGCTAAGGGAAATTAATTCACTGCAAAAGCAGGTGAATTTGTTACAAAAGGAGGCTGCAGAAAAACAGGCCGAGCTCGAACTCAATCGACAGAAAGCGCGCACCGACACGCTCACGGGTTTGGCCAATCGCGAAGCCTATAACGAGCGCATACACCATGAAATTGAACGTTTCCGCCGCTACCAAAGGCCATTAACCC from Simiduia curdlanivorans carries:
- a CDS encoding thiol:disulfide interchange protein DsbA/DsbL, whose protein sequence is MRIFLALIGLMVSLVACADGNAPEKYQAGVHYTVLDAPVRTADASKIEVTEVFWYGCGHCYHFEPLVQPWKKALADDVNFVQSPAMWNGAMELHARAFYVAKALGVSEQMHGPLFEAMNVAGKRLANEAEIQEIFVANGVDADKFTKAFSSFGVTGQVRQADARARSYRITGTPELVVEGKYRISAKEAGGQPQMLEVASFLIEKVRAERAK
- a CDS encoding GGDEF domain-containing protein; the protein is MSEKDANYWRGKYRELLKEQERVTVKANPDVQIAIERLAQTAALLDKDLAQGLNPVFQQAKRKEWGRPGQLALLEQTLELFQRQIKITRERELLAVKQMSLALMEMPLDEASRKVCKNILSVYKRQSFANEWAPLVEAISSLKPRPLTAGEYPKEPGVLAKLFGASQRDEKSLSEEQLGEDSSSDDSNSTALNSDVDGDTSASLASANRAEQYDQDELSGLDRAEQIQAINQATQSSAAKQDLEDLMGLSGQLIRRGEDTDRELHEPAFSKISDRISMVLGDLLAQIEPQETVTDKAIAAKLRIDKGLNWYELVPTLEDIRDLVMALIISAKQDFQQYLLHLLEQINQLIAMTADTANSVMAREREMVIDIEVEVSALAQAAKSVNDVAELKQAVETRVQALAGVLSKRQSTDEAENKALREINSLQKQVNLLQKEAAEKQAELELNRQKARTDTLTGLANREAYNERIHHEIERFRRYQRPLTLIVCDIDHFKKFNDDYSHQVGDRVLKVISNAIEKQLRDVDFMARYGGEEFVVLMPETSAQDALIKMDRIRLAVAATKFKFKEHQLSITFSSGLAAIRDGDTASTLFARADKLLYEAKHNGRNCCVAEPVKEPASNS